ATCCGTGGTTCCGACAGTTCCACCAAAACAACATTACGTTTAGTATGTGGTACAACCACAGCGAGAATTATATGTTGGCGCTTTCCCACGATGAAGTGGTTCACGGGAAAAGTTCCATGATTGGCAAAATGCCCGGGGATACGTGGCAAAAGTTGGCGAACGTTCGCTGCTTGTTTTCGTATATGTACGCCCATCCCGGTAAGAAAACCATGTTTATGAGCATGGAATTGGGACAATGGGGTGAGTGGAATGTGTGGAGCGACTTGGACTGGGAGCTTTTGCAGTACGAACCGCACCAACAATTAAAACAGTTCTTCTGCGCGCTGAATTTGTTGTATAAAACCGAGCCAGCTTTGTACAGCCGAGATTTCGAGCAAGAAGGGTTTGAGTGGATCGATTGTAGCGATAATCGTCATAGCGTCGTCTCTTTTATGCGTCGCGCGAAAGAAAGCGATGAGTTTATTGTTGTCGTTTGCAATTTTACGCCCCAACCTTACAGTCACTACCGAATTGGCGTACCAGAGGCTGGCTTTTATGCGGAAATTTTCAACAGCGATGCCAAACCTTTTGGTGGAAGCAATATGGGGAATTTAGGCGGAAAGTGGACGGAGGAGTGGTCGTTCCACGAGCATCCCTATTCTCTTGATTTGTGTTTGCCACCTTTGGGCGTTTTGATGTTTAAGTGGGAACCTAAAGAAGAGGTCGATGCTTAACTAAAATTTGGCAATTCTCGCGCCAGCAGGGCGAAGCTTCATTGACTCAGTTGGCGCGGGAGGTCAAATTTAGAAGAAAATTTTCGATGAGAGACGGTAGAGCATTCTGCGATCGCAACAACTTCGCCCTCTTGCTTTAAAAAATTGACCTAATCTTACCGAAGGTTAAAGTAGGCTGAAATTCGAGCGCCGGACGCTCCAACTTGGTTTAAGGTGTATAGAGCGCGATCGCGGGTGAATTCAATCAGAGTAAGCTATTTGCCCCCTCTGCCCCTTCCCCCGCACGCCACATCCTAACCCATAACCCCAAACCGAACCGATCCAGTTCTTAGTAACCTTAGCCATGAATCTAGAAAATTTTCCCTGGCTAACCACGATTATCCTGTTTCCCATTGCTGCCGCAATGCTGATTCCGATTATTCCGGATAAAGACGGCAAAACCGTGCGATGGTACGCTTTGGTTATCGGGTTAATCGACTTTGCCTTTATCGTTTACGCATTCTGTACTGGGTATGACTTCTCCAACCCCAACCTGCAACTGGTAGAAAGTTACACCTGGCTGCCGGAACTCGACTTGAAATGGTCGGTTGGAGCCGATGGCCTCTCCATGCCTTTAATTTTGCTCACCGGCTTTATTACCACCTTAGCAACGATGGCCGCTTGGCCCGTCACGCTCAAGCCGAAACTCTTCTACTTCTTGATGCTCGCAATGTACGGCGGACAGATTGCCGTTTTCGCCGTTCAGGATCTGCTGCTCTTTTTCCTGGTATGGGAGTTGGAGTTGGTGCCGGTGTACTTGATTTTAGCGATTTGGGGCGGGAAAAAGCGCCTCTACGCCGCGACTAAATTTATTCTCTACACGGCGGGGGGATCGCTATTTATCCTGATTGCAGCGCTAACGATGGCGTTTTACGGCGATACGACGACTTTCGATATGAGCGCGATCGCAGCCAAGGATTTCCCCATTAAACTACAACTTCTCCTCTACGGCGGTTTTCTCATCGCTTACGGTGTAAAACTGCCCATCTTCCCCCTTCATACCTGGCTGCCGGACGCGCACGGCGAAGCCACTGCCCCCGCCCATATGTTACTGGCGGGCATCCTCTTAAAAATGGGCGGATATGCCCTGCTTCGCATGAACGCGGGAATGCTACCCGACGCTCACGCGACCTTCGCCCCCGTCCTCGTTATTCTGGGGGTGGTGAATATTATCTACGCCGCGCTTACCTCTTTTGCTCAACGCAATCTCAAGCGCAAAATTGCCTATTCTTCCATCTCCCACATGGGATTCGTGCTGATTGGGATGGCATCTTTTACGCCCTTGGGAATCAGCGGCGCAGTGCTGCAAATGATTTCCCACGGCTTAATTGGGGCGAGCTTATTCTTTATGGTCGGCTGTACCTACGATCGCACCCATACGCTGATGTTAGATGAAATGGGCGGCGTAGGGCAGAAAATGAAGAAAGTCTTCGCGATGTGGACGGCTTGTTCTTTGGCTTCTCTCGCGTTGCCGGGAATGAGCGGTTTTGTCGCCGAATTGATGGTATTTGTCGGTTTCGCCACCAGCGATGCCTATAGCCTCCCCTTCCGAGTGATTGTCGTTCTCTTAGCAGCGGTAGGCGTAATTCTCACGCCGGTTTACCTGCTCTCGATGCTGCGAGAAATCTTCTACGGTAAAGAAAATCCAGAGCTTGCCGACGAATCGCTTATCGACGCAGAACCGCGCGAAGTGTTTATTATTGCTTGCTTACTCGTTCCCATTATTGGGATTGGATTTTACCCGAAAATTGCAACGCAGATTTACGATTCAACTACGACAGCTTTAACGCAACGGTTGCGCGCCTCCGTTCCGACTTTAGCAGCCTCGAATGCTATGACGGGGCAGTCTCAATCTCTTGCCGTTTTGCGCGCGCCAGAAATTCGTTAAAAGGCGCGATCGCACTGAGGTTAAAACCGGGTTTCTCGTTACAATAAGCCAGCGGTTATTGTTAATTGAGAAGCCCGGTTTTTCTCACGATGAAGAAATGGAAATGGCTTAAAATTGCGATCGCGGGCTTCCTGATTTTCGCTCTGGCGCGATTCGGACTGCCCTTAGCCAAATCGGGATGCTGGCTCGATTGGTGTCCCTTCGCTTCCTATTCTTCTCCCAGTCTTCCCCTCTCGGGATCGGCAGCCTCAGAAGTCGGTTTAAATTATTCCCAATTATCTCTTTTTCTCTCCCATAAAAACTTCAAAAAAGCCGATCGCGAAACCGCTGAAAAAATCCTCCAAGCTGTCAATAAACAGAAGTTTGGGATGCTAGAATCAAAAGATATTAAAAACTTCCCCTGTCAAGATTTACGCACCCTCAATAATCTTTGGCTCCACCACAGCCAAGGGAAATTTGGCTTCACCGTTCAACAGCAACTCTACGCCTCAATTCATAACGAATTGCAGCAACAATCGCCGCGCAATCCTTATCTTAATTCCGATTCCTTCGATCGCTTTGCCGAACGGGTAGAATGGAAACGCGCCAATCGACCGTACCTCGAACCGAAAGACGAATTACCGCTCAATCCCGCAGGAAAACCCGGACACCTCCCCCGGTATTATCTCCAGTTAAAAGTTCATCGCTGCTGCCGGGAATTTGTTGCGGGAACGCTATGTTTTCTATGTCGATCTCCTTTAAGTACGGCTCCTGAAATGATGCAAGAGTTTTCAGAACGCACGAAAAGTTGTTATTTAAAATCGGGTTGAAGATTGATGAGCAATGAAGCCAATACTTGCCGCAAGTATGTAGAATCTAAGTTATTCTTGACTACACCCGAGAATAAGTCCGCACCCTCTACCGTTCTACCCTAGAGAGCCGGTCAACCTACTCAGTCATGGGCAAAATTGCGCTGGTGGGCATTGCCGCCTTGATGCCCTTTTTTTTAGGTTCAATCCCAGAAACGGCAATGCCCACCCTACGATAGAGCGTGTTTGACCGATGAAAAGGGTTCTGCAACGTTGGGCTGATCCCGAACAGCGATCGCAAATTATTGATTTGTTAGCAGAACGGGGATAAACTTTGAAAACTCGAAGGAGGCAACGAACCAACCGGACGCTGACCCGTTCGATAGCACAACCCCATTGGGATGTAGCCAGGGATGCTGAGGGAAAGGATAAGGCTTGGCGGGTAGCTGATACCAATTCTCAGTTACGATGCACTAAATTTTTCGTCGTAGGGGCATAACATTGTTATGCCCTCTTCGGGAATCATGCAAAATCAATGAGAATTGGTATGAGATTATGGCAGAGATTCAAGGAATTTTGGAGAACTAATTGAAATGAGCATCGAGCAAACAGTATTAGAAAAATTACGGCAGTTGCCTCTAGATAAACAGCAGGAGTTACTGGATTTTGCTGAATTTTTATACCAAAAAATAACAAATAAGTCTTCTTTAAGGAGTGTTAGGGGATTATGTGCCGATTTGAAGGTAGATATTACTGAGAAAGAGATTGCTAAAGCGCGAAAAGAAATGTGGGGTAATTTTCCAAGGGATATCATCTAATGACATCAGTTGTAGCGGATACACATACTTTAATTTGGTATATTTTTGATTTACCAAGATTATCAGAAGCCGCATTAACCGCATTAGAACAAGCAGTTAATGCAGGAAATCCTATTTATGTATCAGCTATCTCAATCGTAGAAATTGCTTATTTGGTTGAGAAGGGACGCTTAGAAGAAGAAGTCCTGACCCGTATTTTAAATGCTTTGGACGACCCCAACGTTGGTATTACCCTAGCACCTCTAGAACGTAATGTGTCGGCAACGATTCGACAAATTGACCGTGTAATAGTTCCGGATATGCCAGATAGGATTATTGCTGCTACAGCTTTGTCTTTAGGTTTTCCTCTTGTTACTCGCGATCTGAAAATTCAGGGGTTAACTAACATTCATACGATTTGGTGAAGATGTAGCGGATATTTTGCAGAAGGATCGGCGGGTGGTAGAGACTATGGCAGAGATTCAAGAAATAATGTATAAAAATTGGTAGTGGCTCTACACCTAGAGAGCCGGTCAACTACTCGATCGCGGGCAAAATTACGCGGGTGGGCATTGCCGACTTTATGCCTTTTTTTTAGGTTCAATCCCAGAAACGGCAATGCCCACCCTACGATAGAGCGTGTTTGACTTCAACGGATAGCCGCGCGAATCTCGTCCCGTTTCGCTGCCACTGCACCCCCCACTAACAATTCCTCCGCCCGTTGCAATCCCACTGCAAAATCGTCGCAAACGCCACAGCGCCAGAGGTAGAAGCCGCTATTCCAAACAATCGCGCGGAACAATTCTGAAGGTTTCCCCGCCAGTACCGTTTCGAGTTGTGCGAACAATTCTTGCTCCGACTCTAACGCTACATCTTTTCCGGCAAAACCATAATCGTGGGGATTGAGCTTGAGATACTTAAATCCTGCTTCGCTATCGGGCTGACTGGCAACAACGATGGTTGTTTGCGACAGGCGCAAATCGCAACTCCCCTCTAACCCTTTCACTAAGGTATAGTCTCTCTGTCCGCGTTCGGCGAAGGCAACTTTCATCATCGCTTCGGTGGGCGGATGAACGTAACCGGCAATCAGATGGTGCGAACCGGCATAAGGCGACCACATGAGTTCTAATGTGGCGAGGGGCGGGCGTTTGCCGATTTGGTCGCGGTAGGGAACGAGGGCGGCGGCGAGGGGGAATTGTTCGGATATATGAACGAAGGTAAATCCAGTTTGCTCGAGCAAGGTTTGTAGTTGAGAGGCGTTGCGGTGTGCGAACTCCAATCCGAGTCCGCGCCAAATAGCGACGAGGGGAATACCGTATTTGGTGGGCATGATATCGCCGCCGTGGAGGATGACGTTTACGCCCGTTGCTGCGAGGAGTAAGGCGGTAATTGGGGTTAAGGGGGCGGTGCGACTGCGCCCGTCGTAGGGAATGCCAAAAACGACAACGGGGTAAAGAGAGGGAGGGAGCGGTTGCAGTTTGTGGCTCAATTCGTCGTAGCTATCTAACATCCCGGCGAGTTCGATACCGGTGGGACGTTTGATGCGATGGGCGATGAGGAATGCACCAATTTGAGCGGGGGTGGCTTCTTGGGTTAACATCATCCCGGCGGCGATCGCGGCTTCGCTTCGGGTTAAATCTTTTTTAGTATGTTGACCGCTCCCGACTTTTTTTAAGAGTTCTCTAAATTGGTTGCTCATAGGAATTATGAATTATGAGTTATGAATTATAAATGGTGAGTTATGAATTATGAATTATGAGTTATGAGTTATGAGGGATGAATTGGGAATGGTGAATTAAAGGATTAGTTAAAGCTTAGGATAAAAACTGCGAACAAGCGCTATAAATGCCGCCCAGTGTTAATTGTTTTAGCACAAAAGGTCGGCAAGCGCTGTCCGGTTTTGATAGTTTTCCTTTGAAGCTAGGATGCGATCGCGTCGTTAGGCGAGTTAGGAAAGCGTTTGAGTGCTGCGATCGCGTGCAATTTTACGCTATTTTTAGGAGAGTTGGCCAGGAGTTGCAAAACGGATATCCCTTTTTTATCTTGCAATTGTCCGAGACTGTGGGCTAGGGCTTGCTCGATCTGCATTTTAACGAGTTGGGGATGTTGACTTTCATAAAAATCGAGCAAAATCCTTGCTGCTTGTCCTTTGAGCGCTTCAGAGCGAATTCTACCGAGGGCGCGAAGGAGGGCGAGAATTCCTTGCTCGGACAGGAAAGGTAATGCTTGCTGTAAATAAGCTAAACTGCTGGCAGTTTCTCGCCATGCTAGGGCTTGAATCAGCGTTAGTTGTAGGGGGACTGGGGTAAGCGGAGATTGGAGCGTTTCGGATAAGTAGCATTCGGCTTCCTCCCCCGGCATTTTCCCGATCGCGATCGCGGCTTGCTGGCAAACTTCGAGATGAAAATCGTAAAGCAGCGGCCGTAAATGCGCCAATAAGTTATATTCTGCGGCTGAATCTGCCCGAAATCCCAGCCCGATCGCGGCTTCTTTACGAATGGGCGCTTCTAAGTCGCCTAATGCTTCAATTAAGACTGAAATAATGCGAGGATCGCGGAAGTTCGCTAAGGCTTCAATTGCGGTTGCCCGCAGGGTTGCATCGGGGGCGCGCGCTATCGTTAATAAGGGTGCGATCGCTTCGGGAGAGTGAATTTGCGCTAACGCGCGCGCTGCGACTCGTTGCAGGGGGGAACACTCCAGTAGCGGCGCGAGAACGCGAACGGCAGCCGCACCGAAATTTGCTAAAGCGTTGGCGGCAATCTCGATTAAATCGCTATCTTCTGTCGTCGCTAGCACTTGCGCTAATGCGAGAATGGCATCGTCGCGATCGAATCCGGCTAAAATGCGAGCGGCAAACCAGCGCTCCTCTAAATCAGCGCTTTCATCTTGAATAATCTCTGCTAGCGGCGCGATCGCCATTGTCCCTAATTTGGGAATAATTTTAGCGACTTCCCACCGTTCCTTAAAGTCACCCCGTTCCAAAACAGTCAAGCCAAGTTCTAAGAGCGTTTCTTGGGTTTCCTTGCTGCAACTGTCGTTCGTGCAGAGAATTAATTGCTGCAAGCACTGCTCGACGAAAGTAAGACGCTCTTGCGCTCCGCCTTTAATATCTTGTTTGTGGGGAGGATTCATGCTAGGAGGTTAACCTTTAAAGATTGCGTTTTATTACAATGTCAGCATCTTAATCACTTGCACCGTAGAACTTTAGTAATCTTCCATACAGAATTTTTTAAATCATGCACTTTAAGAAATAGATTGATTCTTTTATTGCATTGTGCCGAGGGGGTGCGGTTGCTCGAACTGATGAAGATCGCCGATCGCTTGTACCCAGCCAGCGACCAAAGCAGCTTTGAGCCGATCGCCTTTTTCCCGGGTTGCGATCGTTGCATCGCCCAAAACGCCACTTTTGCTTAAATCCTGCGTCGCCCAAGCGAAGGGCAAACGTCCTTCCATGCTCAAGAGGCTATTTTGAGGCAGATTTTGGGGAAATTCAAAGACGGCGCGCTCCATTTTCACCCAATCGGGCAATAAAGAGAGCATTAAGCTAGTTTCAATGCCGCCTGCATGGATTCCCCATTCGATTTCTTTGCGATCGAATAACGCCTCCGCGACTTCCGCGACTTGGGGAACATTCCACAAAAAGAGCGGAAAAACGCAAAAATCGCCGTACTTGAGGTGAATATCCCGCGCTGCGATCGCCAGAACCTCCGGTTGTCCGCCGTGAGCGTTAACAAAGGCTAATTTACGAAAACCAGCGCGGTACAAGCTATCAGCGAGATCCATCAAGATCGCGAGTAACGTCGTTGCTGAGAGCGAAATCGTACCGGGAAAGTGCCAATGCTCGTTCGATTTGCCGTAGTATAGCGTCGGTAGCGCGTAGGCGGGGATATCTGAGTCTAACACCTCTAAAGCAGCGCCGAGAATGCCCGATGCGATCGCAGCATCCACCGCTAAGGGTAAATGAGGGCCGTGCTGTTCGATCGCGCCAATCGGCTGGAGAATCACTGTATTGGCGCGATCTGGAATTGCTTCAATATCCGTCTGCGTTAGGTAAGGATAATAGCGTTCTGGAGGAATAAAACCGTGAATCATCAGAAAAAAAACAATTTTGAACGAGCGGATGTGAGATTTATCAGCGTCAGTACAATCGTATGGAGCTAAACGCTTTGTTTCCTAACATACTCCGAATCGCTCGCCGCTTCCACCCGCGATAAATCTTCTAATAAAGAAATCTTTAAATTTTTCGCTTGCAGATTTTGGGGCTGCGCTAACACAGTTCCCAGCGCATCTAAGAATGCCTATCTCAACCTTCTTCGCGTCGATGGCAACCTCACCTTAGTCGGCGCTTCCCCAAATCCCCATGATGTTGCTGCTTTTAACCTGATTATGGGTCGCCGCAGTCTTTCTGGCTCTAACATTGGCGGTATTGCCGAAACCCAGGAAATGCTCGATTTTTGCGGCGAACACAATATCACTGCCGATGTGGAAGTGATTCCCATTCAGAAGGTTAATGAAGCCTACGAGCGATTACTGAAGTCCGATGTGAAGTACCGCTTTGCGATCGATATGGCATCGCTGAAATCTGAGTAACCGAAGAGCGATCGCGTAGCAACCCAAACTCGATCTTTTAACAACTACGGGTAGAGGAGGCAAGCTTGGAAACGAACCGCTTGGAGGCATTCAGCGACGGTGTTTTCGCGATCGCGATTACCCTGCTGGTACTCGAAATCAAAGTTCCGCCTCCCAGTACAGCCCTCGGAGCAGCACTCCTCCAGCTTTGGCCGTCCTATCTTGCCTACGTCGTGAGCTTCCTGGCGATCGGTGCGATCGCGCTGGGCTGCATGGGGCTGAACTATGGCTGTAGTAATACCCTCAGCAAGCAAGAAAGTATCTCTCTACTGCAAGCGCCGGTAGAACGTTGCCCATCACCCGCCGTAGATAACCTCTGCATCATAACCGATCAACTCTCGGCGGTCGGTGTGCATGGGCGTTGTTGTGCGGCATTGCCAACCCCTGTAGACTTTACATGACCAACCGGCGATCGCCATACCATTGACTCAAATCCTGTTCAATTTCATCCAGAATGGCGATCGCATCCATAATTGACTTTGCATCAGCTGTTAACAAAGCAAACACTGACTCAACCCGTTGTTGATAGTCTTGTGGACACAGCGCAAAACTGTTGGCAACTGCCACCGCGCCTTTCTCGTTCAATAAGTACTCTTCATTGAGTGCAAATAATGCCTGATTTATACAAGCCACGCTGCGGAAACAACACCCTGCGGCATAGGCAACGTCACCGCGTGCAACAGCCTTTCCCGCAATGAACAGTGAAAAACTAATTTCCCAGGCAAACGTGTTGATTGTTGCTTGTTTAAGCTGACTTGGATAGAGAGTTGTCCTAGTCTTTAAAGCGTCTAGAACGCCATGCGGATCATAAAGCGGCAAACCAATTGCCACTTCACCCATATAAATAGAGGATACAAAGCCGTGGGGATGACCAGGCTGATAATCAATTGTAATTTGCCCAGCATGGCAATCATCAATGACACGGCTAACCTGAGCCACATCACGATAGAGAAAGTCTACTGGGACACCTTCTACCTGTAGCCAACCACCGCCATTAATCCATTTTCCCCATCCTCCAATTGGGGTGATTAAATTTTGGCGATGAGTGTCGTCAATTTCAGAGGCAAGGCGATTGAGCGCAACTAAATCAAGTGGATTCTCTGGCTTGTAGTAAATTCCCAGATCTACATCTGACTTCTGTGTAGGGTTGCCTCGTGCCCTTGAACCACCTAGAGCGATCGCTGCAATTCCCTGAACTGACTGCAAACGATCGACAACAGAGTGGATAAACTGAGGCAATTGCTGATTCATGTTGGCTCCGTTTTCGCCATCAGTTCAAAACCATCTCACATTCGATGCTAACAGACAAGCTTCAAGTAACACCCCCACCGATATCTAAGCCGCACAACTACTTATTGTACCGACTTTTTCTGGATAATCAACCCCTATGGGACAAAAAGCAGAAAGTTTCCGTATAATCCCCTTGTAGGGAATGTTATCCAGAAACATTCTGAATATCCCCCAATGGAAAAACCCCCTAAAAAACTCCTTGAACAAGTCTGTGATGTCATTCGTGTGAAGCATTACTCTTACAAAACTGAAAAAAGTTAAATTAATTGGATTAAACGCTATATTCTCTTCCATAATAAACGCCACCCACGAGAAATAGGTGGAAAAGAAATTGAAGAATTTTTAACTTATCTGGCTGTTGAAGAAAATGTGGCAGCTTCTACTCAAAATCAGGCTTTAAGTGCTGTTTTATTTCTCTATAAAGAAGTTCTTAAACAGGAATTAGATTTACAGGTTGATGCAGTCCGGGCAAAAAAAAGTCGTTATGTACCAACCGTTCTGACAAAAGGGGAAGTTCTAGCCATTATTAATCATTTATCGGGAGTTCATCAATTAATCGTTAAATTGCTTTATGGGACAGGATTACGTCAAACGGAATGTTTACAGTTACGGGTTAAAGATATCGTGACTGGGTTTGGCAATTTGTTTTTCCGCTCGTTGTTCAAGCCATTTATAGTAGTGAGCGAACAATTCATCGACGGGCGATTCATATTCATAAATGATAACCCACCCACATTCGGGTTCCAAGGTATTTGTTGCCTCATCCTGTGTAACGGCGAGGAGACCGCCAACCAATCGCATTTCGGTTTCCTGTGTGCCCCAATGCACGGTAAGTGGCACGGAAGTCATGCAATTCGGAATTGCACCAATACCAATCCCCTGCGGATCCTCCCAACGCTCTTGCCGATGTTGTTTGTCATCAATCTCCAGTCGCTGCTTCCAATCATTGAGAAACGGGTTGAAGTAAAGTTGTTCGCGGTCGTTTTTGAAGTATGGGAACAAGACATTTGCCCAGCCAGTCATGACGGCACGCCCTGAACCGCTGTTGTACCGAAACATTGATTTCCAAAACTCGTCGTCCACCTTTCCGCGTTTAGCATTACAGAACTGCTCAAGAATCGGGTCGAGCGCATTGATCCAATCTTCAAGTCCAAATTCAGCGAATTGTTGAGCGAGTCGCCGGAGTTTATTCCAATCCTGTTCCGTCCCCGCAAGTGTGATCCGAGGAATGCCGCATCCGCCAAAAAAATCGTACTTGAAGTACGATTTGAATGTGTCCATTGCCATCAGGTTTGACGCAGCAACCTCCGTCGGGCCGGTTGTGGAAAAATCAGCGCGGACGATTTTGCCGAGGCCACCCGTATGTTCGTCAATTTGATCCGCAAACGCCGCAAACACTTCCGGCCATGGATTCTCCCTCCCGAGTGAGAAATCCATTCGGGTAACCGTCAGTTTTTTTTTGCCAGAATGGCTAACGAATCTGTGACGGAGTTCTTCAGCGTTCTCGTTTACATGAAGTGCGAACCCACGTGCGAGAGTAATCCACAATGCGTCTGGCGTGAGACGAAGGGGGACATGGTCGTAAAACGAGTAGGTTAGCGCTTTGATAAGGGCGTGATCGTCGTCGCACGAAACCACCGGATTGCGCGGTAGCCAGTGTTGCTCAATGGGCCGCCGGAGCGCAGTGCGAAGTTCACCAACGTAGTCCACAATCTCGCGATCGCGTTTCTTCGTTACCTCAGGTGAGACGTTAAATGTTGTGTCAGACATGATTGAGGCAAATAAGGAGTAGCCTACTTATAGATTAACCTTGATGAACTAGATCTAGCTAATCTCGATCGAGATTTATTAAAGATTGAAAACCTCTTGGTTTTACCACACTCCTCAACCAAGACGTTAAGCTTTCTTCAGCTATCGCTTCTTACAAATAGCCTTCCAACTACCTCCCCACAAATAGCTTAGTCTGTCTAACTACTTATTGTACCGACTTGTTCTGGATAATTAACCCCTATGGGACAAAAAGCAGAAAGTTTCCGTATAATCCCCTTGTAAGGAATGTTATCCAGAAGCTTTTGCAAGTCTCACAAGGTTTTATAAGCCATTGGAAAAATCGGGTTATCTTCGAGAGCGCAAAGATTCTCAAGCTAAGATAGCGTAGATCGCCGGATAGGTTATTGCAACATGGAAATTCAACAATTGTCGGCTTCAGGCGAGCAAAACAGACGACCCCTGACGGAAATTAAAGGAATTATCCTTGCAGGCGGTCAAGGTTCCCGCCTCGAACCCCTCACCGAAGTCACCAACAAACATTTGTTACCCGTCGGACGCGAACCGATGATTTGGCATCCCGTCAAACAGTTGGTGAGTGCTGGGGTGCGCGATATTTTGGTCGTCACTTCTACCAACCATATGGGCGATGTCGTGAACTCGCTCGGTTCTGGGCGGCGGATGGGCTGCGAATTTACTTACCGAGTCCAAGAACAGCCTCAAGGAATTGCCGACGCACTTTCTTTAGCAGAAACTTTTGCTAGCGGTAAAAAAATTGTAGTTTTGCTAGGAGATAATATTTTTGAGTATTCAATTCGTCCCCATTTAGAAAGCTTTTTACAGCAGGAAAAAGGCGCGAGAATTTTACTGAAGGAAGTGGGCGATCCGGAACGATTTGCTGTTGCTGCTTTGGACGAACAACGCATTCTTGAAATCGAGGAAAAACCGGCAAATCCTAAAACGAATTATG
The sequence above is a segment of the Oscillatoria sp. FACHB-1406 genome. Coding sequences within it:
- a CDS encoding anthranilate phosphoribosyltransferase family protein, with the translated sequence MSNQFRELLKKVGSGQHTKKDLTRSEAAIAAGMMLTQEATPAQIGAFLIAHRIKRPTGIELAGMLDSYDELSHKLQPLPPSLYPVVVFGIPYDGRSRTAPLTPITALLLAATGVNVILHGGDIMPTKYGIPLVAIWRGLGLEFAHRNASQLQTLLEQTGFTFVHISEQFPLAAALVPYRDQIGKRPPLATLELMWSPYAGSHHLIAGYVHPPTEAMMKVAFAERGQRDYTLVKGLEGSCDLRLSQTTIVVASQPDSEAGFKYLKLNPHDYGFAGKDVALESEQELFAQLETVLAGKPSELFRAIVWNSGFYLWRCGVCDDFAVGLQRAEELLVGGAVAAKRDEIRAAIR
- a CDS encoding GUN4 domain-containing protein, which produces MKKWKWLKIAIAGFLIFALARFGLPLAKSGCWLDWCPFASYSSPSLPLSGSAASEVGLNYSQLSLFLSHKNFKKADRETAEKILQAVNKQKFGMLESKDIKNFPCQDLRTLNNLWLHHSQGKFGFTVQQQLYASIHNELQQQSPRNPYLNSDSFDRFAERVEWKRANRPYLEPKDELPLNPAGKPGHLPRYYLQLKVHRCCREFVAGTLCFLCRSPLSTAPEMMQEFSERTKSCYLKSG
- a CDS encoding DUF4419 domain-containing protein, whose product is MSDTTFNVSPEVTKKRDREIVDYVGELRTALRRPIEQHWLPRNPVVSCDDDHALIKALTYSFYDHVPLRLTPDALWITLARGFALHVNENAEELRHRFVSHSGKKKLTVTRMDFSLGRENPWPEVFAAFADQIDEHTGGLGKIVRADFSTTGPTEVAASNLMAMDTFKSYFKYDFFGGCGIPRITLAGTEQDWNKLRRLAQQFAEFGLEDWINALDPILEQFCNAKRGKVDDEFWKSMFRYNSGSGRAVMTGWANVLFPYFKNDREQLYFNPFLNDWKQRLEIDDKQHRQERWEDPQGIGIGAIPNCMTSVPLTVHWGTQETEMRLVGGLLAVTQDEATNTLEPECGWVIIYEYESPVDELFAHYYKWLEQRAEKQIAKPSHDIFNP
- a CDS encoding nucleotidyltransferase domain-containing protein, translating into MNQQLPQFIHSVVDRLQSVQGIAAIALGGSRARGNPTQKSDVDLGIYYKPENPLDLVALNRLASEIDDTHRQNLITPIGGWGKWINGGGWLQVEGVPVDFLYRDVAQVSRVIDDCHAGQITIDYQPGHPHGFVSSIYMGEVAIGLPLYDPHGVLDALKTRTTLYPSQLKQATINTFAWEISFSLFIAGKAVARGDVAYAAGCCFRSVACINQALFALNEEYLLNEKGAVAVANSFALCPQDYQQRVESVFALLTADAKSIMDAIAILDEIEQDLSQWYGDRRLVM
- a CDS encoding TMEM175 family protein; the protein is METNRLEAFSDGVFAIAITLLVLEIKVPPPSTALGAALLQLWPSYLAYVVSFLAIGAIALGCMGLNYGCSNTLSKQESISLLQAPVERCPSPAVDNLCIITDQLSAVGVHGRCCAALPTPVDFT
- a CDS encoding sugar phosphate nucleotidyltransferase, with the translated sequence MEIQQLSASGEQNRRPLTEIKGIILAGGQGSRLEPLTEVTNKHLLPVGREPMIWHPVKQLVSAGVRDILVVTSTNHMGDVVNSLGSGRRMGCEFTYRVQEQPQGIADALSLAETFASGKKIVVLLGDNIFEYSIRPHLESFLQQEKGARILLKEVGDPERFAVAALDEQRILEIEEKPANPKTNYAVVGCYMYDEQVFDIIRTLQPSGRGEYEITSVNDVYRQRQQLEFSFVRGRWADAGTFESLNEANQMLLSVRNQILTE
- a CDS encoding DUF2281 domain-containing protein, translated to MSIEQTVLEKLRQLPLDKQQELLDFAEFLYQKITNKSSLRSVRGLCADLKVDITEKEIAKARKEMWGNFPRDII
- a CDS encoding HEAT repeat domain-containing protein → MNPPHKQDIKGGAQERLTFVEQCLQQLILCTNDSCSKETQETLLELGLTVLERGDFKERWEVAKIIPKLGTMAIAPLAEIIQDESADLEERWFAARILAGFDRDDAILALAQVLATTEDSDLIEIAANALANFGAAAVRVLAPLLECSPLQRVAARALAQIHSPEAIAPLLTIARAPDATLRATAIEALANFRDPRIISVLIEALGDLEAPIRKEAAIGLGFRADSAAEYNLLAHLRPLLYDFHLEVCQQAAIAIGKMPGEEAECYLSETLQSPLTPVPLQLTLIQALAWRETASSLAYLQQALPFLSEQGILALLRALGRIRSEALKGQAARILLDFYESQHPQLVKMQIEQALAHSLGQLQDKKGISVLQLLANSPKNSVKLHAIAALKRFPNSPNDAIAS
- a CDS encoding creatininase family protein, with translation MHGFIPPERYYPYLTQTDIEAIPDRANTVILQPIGAIEQHGPHLPLAVDAAIASGILGAALEVLDSDIPAYALPTLYYGKSNEHWHFPGTISLSATTLLAILMDLADSLYRAGFRKLAFVNAHGGQPEVLAIAARDIHLKYGDFCVFPLFLWNVPQVAEVAEALFDRKEIEWGIHAGGIETSLMLSLLPDWVKMERAVFEFPQNLPQNSLLSMEGRLPFAWATQDLSKSGVLGDATIATREKGDRLKAALVAGWVQAIGDLHQFEQPHPLGTMQ
- a CDS encoding type II toxin-antitoxin system VapC family toxin, which codes for MTSVVADTHTLIWYIFDLPRLSEAALTALEQAVNAGNPIYVSAISIVEIAYLVEKGRLEEEVLTRILNALDDPNVGITLAPLERNVSATIRQIDRVIVPDMPDRIIAATALSLGFPLVTRDLKIQGLTNIHTIW